DNA sequence from the Podospora pseudocomata strain CBS 415.72m chromosome 2 map unlocalized CBS415.72m_2.2, whole genome shotgun sequence genome:
ATAGGATGGATGAAACGTGAAGATGAGGTTGGTTTTGAGGTCTTGATGGTGGAATAGGTCGAGGTAACAGAAAGGGTGTCTTACAAGATGTTGAACCAGGATAGTtgccagaggaggaagagctcgaagcggcgggaggggaggatgatgcgGGTGTAGGTGATGCcggggattttgagggggaggttcTTTTGGAGGAATTTGTGCTTTTCTTGGGCGTTGAGGTGCTCGGTTCTGTGCGGAGGTTAGTATAAGATTAGATGAGAGACATACAACAGCATTATGTGGAAAGCAGTCTGTCTAGGTATACAGGACCCAAGACATTGGCAACGTGACCAGTGTAACATGAACAAAAAGTACATTCAGAGTTCATGATCAGAAGAAATGATAGTAAATAGGGGCAGTACTTTGACCGGAGATCAATCACCGATTTGATGCCATAGACCTCTGTGAGACGGATCCTGTCTTTGTACGAAGCATCGTCCAATTTGGCTGAACGGAAAAGAATGCCTTCTTTGAGTACTCTATGGAATCAATGTTAATCACACTGCATCTACACGACTTGTAAGAATGTGGACATCTCTACTTCTTCCCCAGAAATGCATTCACCGTCTTGCCGACATCACGAAAGTTGATAATGCCGTCAAACTCATTGTACTCGGTGTCCTCGAGTTCGGACCGTGTATCAAGCATGGTGATATGCccagggcttggaggaggcaaagCTTTACACGCGATTGGCTAGTTGGAAAGTCGATGCTCTGGGCGGTCATGTGAAGGCTGCTGGATGGCTTGGAGCTTGTGGTGGACAAGTGGTGAGCTGTTTTGCTCGATCACGAGTCAAGGGTTTTGAGGCGGCGCACAGACGACGTTTCGTGATCGCCAATGGTGAGTGAGCCCGGCGGAGTGGATAGCAGGGGTGAATTTCAGCGGGGTTTTGGCGTAgggtggggttgaggatgtgAGTGCATCACGACACACATCACGGGTTTTTGGAAGACAGAAGAGAGGCAGAGAGATTTTGAAAGTGTACTTGTCATTGTGGCATTTGCTACTTCGTATTTCCTTATTtccggggagggaggtaggCAACTTTGGGATAGGCGAGAATGGGTGTCACCGGAAATGCTATGTGGTATTATGTCTCCCAGTACTACCGCCTGCACCAGTGGTTGTTCGGTTCTTCAGACATCTCAAAGTACATAGAACAGGCTGATGTCGATAGATGAAACAGAGGGGACCTACAGGTATTTCAACGATGTGTGGCTTTCTCAATGCCAAGCCACCCATGGCCTGTGCAGCAGCTGATGGTTGCTGTGGCGGCGCTGGGCGGGGATCCCAAGCCACCTGAACTCAGCTGCTTTTGGCACTCGCAGCGGGTCAGCTGCAGGGTTGCACTGCAGCTGTCGACGGTGTGAGAGGGCGAGCTGCTGATGAGGGCGATGACGTCGGCCAGGCTAGATGACGATGCTTTGTCCAGTAAGCTGCCGAACGGCCAACAGTCTGGAGATGAACGCCGTCTTATCTCTTGGAACACAAAGCCCTCATAGCCTAGAACTGGGTCCAGCTCCATTTCCTTTTGCCCAACATCAGACCAACTCTGCCGGCCCTTATGATTGCGCTCATCAGACAATCCAATACAAACGCTGAGACCGACCTATCCGACCAGGCTGTCTATCAATCTATTGCCTACCTATTCTCACCACCGAGCTGGCTACCCCATCTCACCAATCACCTGCATCTTTTGTTGTGCCTGGAATATTGAATTTTGTCTACAGCACAACTCACTGCCTACGTAAAGTCGCAAATCATCTCCGCCATCTGCCTGAACTGGGACTTTGGGCTTTTCTTGTGCAACTTCGTGTTTCCACTCACGAATCTCAATCAATTGCGCAACTTTCATACCTAAACATTCACAACATACATAGCGCAATGGTGTCGGCGTCACTAACCACACACGGGGTCGCACCTCGTCCCATAGCTCCGAGTAAGTTCCTTGCGGAGGTTCCTTCCTCTGACTTGCCCCATTGTTTACGTCAAACTTACAACTCTGCAGATAATACGGGCCGCCTGAGATATGCAAACGCCGAAGACCTTCCCGGCTACCCATCTGCTGGACTGACCGAGGGGAGCGCTGCTGCTAGTGCTGCTGCCACACTAGGCTGGGCAAACAGAAAACCGACAGAAGTCTGGAAGCCCAactccaacatcaccagtACATCCGCCTCAACCGCCGCGCTCTTGGCTGCCGGCAACAAGACATCACCAGTCGGCCGTGAGAACCAGCCCGTTGGCACCGCCGGATCTCAAGCCGCTGTGGCTGCTAGTTCAGCACAACGGCAACCGAgagcaccatcatcaccgccatcgcaGTGGGTGTCGTCAGCGGCAAACCTGGCTTTTAGTGCTAACAaaccgccgctgccgccaacCATCACTGTATCAAATGCAGCTGGGACGACCCCGGAACCAGCTACTCTTGGGAGGCAGAACTCTCTGCGCGCTGCCAAGGGGGCCATGGCAGGTTTGAGACCACGAGCAAAGTCGACTCCTCAACCTGTGGTACAAGAGACATATCCTGACCAAGCGAACTCCGCTTCGAATGCCCTGAGCGCTGCCACAATAGCACACCGACCAACGCTATCCGAAACGGGAGGAGCCGTTCCATTCACCACCATGGACAGGAGGATGTTTACTTCGAACCCACCCGTCAGGCTTGAAGTGGAGGAAAAGCAGAGAGCCGATGTGCTTCATGCTTCAGCAGTGGCCATGGCCAAGAGAATGTATAACCAACAGCAACGTCGGACAGAGGAGAGCACGAAAGCACATGCCCGATCCTCATCATTCCCCCGACACGATCCAAATCGCCCGCTAGATGCCGATGAAGAACCTCCCGTCATGCATAATAACCTGCAGGAGGCAGCATATCGATTGGCGCAGGAACGCCTTGCTAAACTGCAGGAGGAGCATCAGAAGAATCGGGACATGTCGGAATATTATGGAACACCAGGAGGGCCAAGCCGCACCAAGTTCGGAACGATCAGAGGGAGGCTCACTAGGAAACGCTCCTCTAGTGACGGAGATCTCCTTGAGGACCAACGACGTTCCCAGCACATCCGGAAGCAAATGTCGATGCTGAATAGCAAGCTGTCCGAGGTCGATGAAGAGAAACGAGCCAAGGACCGGCAAGCTTTACTTGCCGCTGCTCAACGCAACGTACGGGCTCAACTTCACGACATGGACGAGAAGGTGCTGGCAGAAAAGGGCGGAATCAAGGCGAAGCCCATGGGTGACTGGGAACGCAAAGCCTTGATAGCTGCTCAGACGAGGTTTGACGAGAACAATGCTTCGTATCACTCTGGAAAGATTGATATCGGTGGTGGAAAGTTTATGGACCAGTCTGAGGTGGACGCGATTGCCGCCAGAAAGGTTCAACCTTTGCTGGACGAAATTAACGAGAGGGCTGAACGTGAACAGGCGAGATTAGAGGACGAGCGtctggaagaagagagacgGCGGGAAGAGGCTGAGAGGGAAAGgctgagagagaaagaggtaCAAGATATTCATAAGAAACTCAAAGGTATGTTACTCCTCTCTTCCAGTGTCGTCTCAGCTGCTAACATTTTCAAGACCAACAGAAGGAAGACGAAAAGGCTCGCAAAGCTGAGCTCAAGGAAGAAAACAAGAGACGCAAGGAGGAAATCAAAGCCATCAAACAGGAGCATAAGCtggcggcgatggagggtaaacggaaggagaaggaggtgattggCCCCCCACCAGCAGTTGACACCGAAGAGACAGCCGTCGAGCCTGTCGCCGAGCCATCACCGGAGACAGAGGACAAGCAACCCACCACCGCGCACCGGCACGCCCTCTCCATCAGCTTCCCCCGCCGGAAAAAGATCACCAAAgaaacaccctcctcacctgaAAAATCCCCCAAATCAGAAGGAGAATCCCACGGCAAAGTCCGCACCTGGCTTCTATCCCGGCTCCCCCGTCCTCGCGCCAAATCCTCCAGCGCAGCAGAAGGCCCCAACGACCCAAGCACAGCTAAAAAAGGGGCCTTCATAGGCGGAGCAGCCCTTGCTCGCTTGGCACACAAcaactccagctccccaTCCGTAGCCGGCTCCCAACCCCAGGCAGCGATTAACCGCCCTTCCACCTCGGGAGCAGACAACCTTGGAACTAGCTCCTCCCTGCACGAAGTCGCGATGGCAGGCAGACCACAACCCCACGACGAGCCCGGGGAGGCAAGTGGCCtgaaccctcctccacctgcgATTGTCCGTCCGGTTACGCCAGCGAGGACGATATCGCAAGTTAGCGTGCCTGTCTCGGATGTCTCGGAGAGGACGGTGAGCAGTTTGAGTAGTAGTGATGACGGGCATACGGTGGATAAGTTTGTCGAGGCTAGGAGTCAGCTGGGGAGTCCGCTGACGCCGCCGAGGACGCtgggtgggaggttgggggttcCTGGTGCGGGGAGCAATGGGAGGTCGAGTCCGttagggaggagggagtcgagGTTTTCAGAGAATTTGTCGGAGTAGGAGACGACTGAGAcgatgatggggtggttgatggggtggttctggaggagggggtgaaatACGGGTACGGGTGGCGTCTTAATAATGGTGTTGTGGCTGGAAGTAAGCAACTTTGTCACTGGTTTGGGGAATAGCGTCAAGTTTGTAATGTTGGGCAACGGTGTCCTAGCAATAACAGAATGCGCGGTCATTCTGTCTTGTAGTTCACTTTTGTTTCGTTTATACGACCATTCATATACCCTGTGCTGTGCTTCCCTCTTGAGGCCCTTTCCCAAATGTGCCAAACGCCGACCAATGCGATATTTCCGTATTCATCCTGTCTCCTTATTTCATAGCCCCAAAATCCAGCTTCCTCGCCACTTTGCTCCCcctatcctccccctccaaaaccccattcctcctcttcaaatcTGCCCCCAtcttttcttccccccccccgctCTTCCTCGGCAAATCTTCCTTTCtcgtcggcttcggctccgtcctccaccacctgtGCTCCAGCATCTCCCTGGCCGTGATCCTCTTCTTCGGATCCAACGCCAACGTCTTGACCAacaaatccaccccctccgacCCCACCGCCCCGAACCGTCCCATGTACGCCTCTTTTCCCCACACAGGCGTCACCTCGCTGGGGACGGTATACTGGCTCAACTGCGTCACGCCCGGCCAGTTATCTTCCGTCGGCGTCCCAATCTGCTTGCAGATCAGCGCGATCTGTTCCACCTCTGTGTTGCCCGGGAGATACGCGGTTCGAATGATCAGCTCGGCGAACACCATGCCCACAGACCATATATCCACCGCGCCCGAGTAGTGCCTTGCGCCAAAGAGGAGCTCAGGAGGGCGGTACCAGCGGGTGATGACCGTGGccgtcatcctccaccccggaTCGGAGAACCCCCTCGCCAGACCGAAATCAGCGAGCTtgacctccccatcagcgGCGATGAGTAAATTGTTTGGTTTGATATCCCTGTGCAAGACGTAATTCTCGTGGCAGAACCAGACCGCCCTCGTGAGCATGCCCATCCAGGCTTTTATATCCCCCGCGCCGTACCGGACCCTGTCGACGTCCTTGATGAGCATTTCCAGGTCCCCGAGGGGGAGGTACTCGAGTACTAGATTCAAGTTTTGGTctttggaggagaagacgGAGTAGAGCTGGATGATGTTTGGGTGGCCGCGGAGTTCTTGGAGGTGTTTGAGCTCTCGGACGGCGTCGGGGGCGAGGCCGTCGTTGTATTGGGCTTGGACTTTTATCTTTttgatggcgacgagggaGGTTGGGTCGGAGCGGGAGTGCCCCAAGTAGACGTTGGCGTAGGTGCCTTCGCCTAGTTTGCGGCCTTTGACGTATTTGCGCTTTTCGAGCTCGTTCATTTGTTCGATTgggtcgagggtgagggagggagggggggtggtggaggaggaggggtcttgtcgggggagggggaggattggTTTGGCTGCTGAGAGGGGAGCACCGCTTGGGGTGCCATTGCTGGAGGTTtgttgagaggaggggggttggcgtTTGTGAGGGGAGCTGAGggatggttggggggggtAGACTAGGGGGGAGACGGCCATGGtcgcggtggcggtggtgaggtgaggttgtggtcAGTATGTATCGTGGGTTGTTGGAAAGTCAATCTGGAAAGTCAACCTGGAGTTCAGCCTTGCAGTGGCCGTCCGTGTGTGGGGAAGGTTTTGATTCCATTAGGGCGGTGAAAGACGGGTGACAAAGCGTTGACAGGGGTCTGCTGTATCTTTCGATCCGCCAAGCCCACTATAAATCGGCAgagccccctccctccccccccccacaccCTGCCCGTTGGAAGGGTCCACACTGCAGCGCCGCTGGAGTCACTGCGTCACCTCACCAGCATGGCCCTTCCTGACGTCACGCAAACCGGCAACGAACCATCTGGTCATGCTCCTGTCAAACTCATGTCCCTGTTGCACCACCACTTTGATAGCCAGTTCGGACTTGCAGCTTCCCGTGTTCCCGACAGAAGAGGTTTCGAGAGATAGAAGAAAACACAGGCTGGCTGCACGTCTCTCTCTTGTCTGACCCTTAACTCCGGCCTGTTTTGAACACGCAAGCAAGCAATGCCGATGATGGGAACACGGCTTATAATACAGCTAAGAAGACGATGATACCCCCATAGCCGCGTTGTGTCTCCtcgggttttttttttgcttttctctCTGGTCCCGTATTGAATCGTCTTGGATCCCACCTCTTGATTTTTCATCCCAACTTTTTTTCCCACTCACTATTCAGAGTGTCACccttgtttgttgttgaggcGAGGtcgtcaacaccaaccagcacTTGGAGGCACCACATatcaaacaaacaacacacacacacacacactacCACTGTCTCATAGCACTAAACCACTCACCACTCACAACCGCCCAAAATGCGCCACCTCCCCTACCTCTCCTACTACCTCTACCCCATCCTCGCAGGCCTCATCTGGCtagccaccctcctcgccctcctcatccactgGCTCGTCCCCCCCGTCTCCCGAGCGCACTACCCCTCCATGGCAGCCTCCCAACAAATAGCCTACATCTCCGACGTCGGCGCCTCAACACTAAAGcccctcttcatcaccggCTGCGTCCTCACCACTGTTTTCCTCGACATCTCCTTCGCGGCAGATTACTACCTCCGCCACAAAGGCCGGTTGGTCCCCAACCAAACCCGGACGGAGACAGTCCTCGCCTTTCTCACCATCGGGTTCGCAATCATTGGAACTGTCGGGTTGATTTTGCTCTCGGTGTTCGACACGGCGAGGTACCCGAAGCTGCACAATATTTTTTTGCTGCTGTTTATTGGGGGGTATGTGCTGTCGGCGATTTTTATTTGTTGGGAGTATCAACGGTTAGGTCAACGtacgcccccctcctcccctttctttgccccttcctttccccccaCTTTCAGGTTACTGACCTTGTGTGATGTGATAGACtataaacaccaccaccaactctccACATCCTTCTGGATCAAACTAACATTTGTCATTCTGGAAATCTTGCTAGCGATCGCTTTTGTGTCATGCACATTCACCCAGCACTACAACGCTGGCGCGGTGTTGGAGTGGGTTATTGCTTTTATCTTTTCGGCGTACGTGTTTAGCTTTGTGGTTGATCTCTGGCCTGCGATCAAGACGCAGCCAAACTTGAATTTGCACAACCCAAGAGAAAAAGGGATGGGTTTTGAGGGGAATGGGGGGCAGGTAGTGAATGGGAATGGGTATGGGAATGGGACGGGGGACATGAGGTATGTCGGGGCGAgcgagatggaggagggcgggggggagagTAGCGGGAGTCATTTGCCCATTCAGGGGTATGGGAATGCAGTGGGCGGTGGgccggtgatggggttgacggATCACAGTAGCAGGCCggtgacgagggagagggggttggccGGTAACTTCTAATTTTCTGGGTTTTAGCTATGCTTGGAAGGGAGTTTTAGTTGGGGTTCTCTGGTCTGGTCTGTTTTGGGAGAAGAGCGGGGGCTGGATATGGTAGATGTAGATACGATTCTGGTTTTTTGTCTGGTCGTGTCTGTCGGTAAATTGCATAGCCAAGAGCGCTTCTTCAGAACAAACGCTTGGTGTGGCCGGAAGTTATCCCttcgttttattttcgaAGGCTATGAACCCATATATTGCCGTGGAGAAACGTTCCTCGTACTCATCAATCATAAACATCACGCTTGTCTTTTACCGCTTACTTACGCCCTCCCCTCGCCGCTCCTAAtaaccatcctcccctccgccgcctcggcagccAAAAACCCCCTCGTCACCGGATCCTCCACCAACTGTCTATCAgtcccctgctgctgccccctCTTCAAATGCCCAAACAAACAGCTCCACAAATCCtccccctgcaccacctcccccgcaaTAACCCCgtccctccccatcagcctCCCCAGCTTAGCCTGCTGCATCTCCAACCTATCCGCCTcttccaaatccaccaccgccaccactgTCCCAGccctctttcctttccctttgcccttgccattatcatcatcctgctgctgttgtccccccccacccccaatatgctccaacctcttcctcacaCTCAAATCATATATCCCCTCCTCGACCGTCCCCTCCACCAGATACAACCACACCGTcgtctcctgctcctgcccgATCCTGTCCACCCTTGCTATCGCCTGCAGTTCAAGCGCAGTGTTGAGCATTGGTTCACAGATGAAAACATGGCTTGCGTTGACTAGATTCAACCCTGAAGAGTGTGCTCGCGCGGATAATAAAAAGACTTCAACGGAAGGGTCGGatttgaaggaggtggtgccgTTGGGTTTGTCGAAAGAGGTGTACCCTATGTGATACCTCTTGAAAGCAAGAGCGAGGACTTCGAGGAATTCCTTGTATTGGGAAAAGATGATTGATTTCGCTCCGGGGTCCGAACTCCGGAGCCAGAggagatggcggaggagggtgtcgacTTTGGTTGTGTACGAGGGCCCGGAGGAAGGGAGGTCGATGGATTTGATTTGGGAAAGCTTTTCTGGGTTGAAGGTGCTGTagattgttgttgtgggttggggtggactggtgggggaggaggaggatgagggctgATCGTTGGGACTGGacgaaggagcaggagctgctgttgttgactcAGGATGGAGTTTGAGTTCCTGAGGTTTGAGACTTATGtcgtggaggttgttggagttGAGCTGCCTCTTGCAGACGGGGCACTTTCTGTGGGCTTTCCACCAGAGAGTTATGCATTCTTTGCAGAATTGGTGGCCGCATACCGTCAAAACTCCGATCGAGAAGGTAGACTGACAGATGATGCACGTCTTGGACTCTTCGGAGCCTGATTCGGTGTCTTTCAGGTGGATCACTACGAACAGTGTTAGCTAGATATTCGACATATTGTCATGATGAAGGGACTTACAGTATCTGTGCTTGGCTTCAGCAGCTGCAAGCTTCCCCTGCAAAGTCTGCACTTGCTTGTCCGCCGTCCGAAGCGCCGTCTGAAGAGGTCCCTCCTCTCTAGAGCCCTCATAATCACCGACCATATCGGAAACCTCTTGAAGCTGACGATAAAAGGCCAACCGAGCATTGAGCGTATCCATGCACTTTTCtgtctccttctccatggACGCAACAGCCTTCGCCTGGTCATTCTGGTGACTAGTTGTCGACTTGAGCAGTGCATCGGCAATCTCAAGCTCGGCAGCAGCCCTTGCACTTCCTGAAGCCGTGTCTTGTCTCAGCTTCAGAGTCAAACCTCGCAGCTCTGATACCACCCCTCTCAATGAACTGAGTGCCTGCCCCTCAACAAAAGGAGGCTTGATAGCCTGGCTCTcagcaagaagctggaggagcttttCGGGAAAAGGTCCGTCTCCCTCAGCCGCCATCCGAGCAGCAACTTTGGTCTCATGTTCCACCAAAAAGTTCTTCTGTCCAGTTACCGCGGCTGACCGGTCAGCAAGAGCGGTGCGGAGGACTTGAAGATAGACAAGAATCTCGTCTTGGAGCTTGGTCGATTGCTCGTACTCTTCACCAGTGACCTCGTCGTTATCTTCGTCGACCAGCGgtttgagaagaagctgaatAACGTGCTCTCGCCATTCATCTATCTGGTTTGCTTGTTCGTCCAAAGCCCCGCCGATGTCTGTCAAGGCATCGACGATTCTGCTCGTCTCGAGTCCCGATTGACTGGGAGGCTTGAATTCAGGGATCTCGGCAAAATTTTGCTCCGCAGCCCGATGAGCCAAGTGCTCCATTAGCTTGGTAGCCTTCTTGTGGCTCTGAAGGTTGTGTTAGTCAGATCCCACTTTTTCCGGAAGAAGCAGAATTGTGATGACACACCTCTTGAAGAATCTCCTTTCTGATCTCTTTGGCGCGGTCATAGCTTTCCAcctcgagcttctccagctctttGAACTCATCCGAGTCCTTCACAGTCGACGTCTCATCTGTCTTGATCGTAAAGTATGCATTTCCACAGAAGAACACAGCAGCATGCTGTACCTCTAAAGCAGAACGCAACCTGCGTCGAGCCTCACCGACCTGAGCAGACCAAAACTCCTCACGCTCCCCCTCATCAGtctcttcatcgtcatcacTCTCTGATGTCGGGTTGCGAGGCTTTCGTGCTTTTCGTGCCTCCTCCTGAGCTTGTCGAAACTGTTGATGACATTCTGCAACCCAGCCATTGGCCTTATTGAGCACCTCCTTCCACAAAGCCAACGCATCTCTCACCCGCTTCTGACATGCTAGGATTTGTCCACGTGCGAGCTGCCACTGGAGCAGGTTACGTTGGTCGGTCCTCATGGCTGCCTCACTCTGTTCCAGCATGGCTTCCAGAACCTCCATGACCGTCCGCATAGGCGCAGACTTTTGGCCCAACGCTCGACGATTCCGACTCCCCACCTCGGGATGCAAAGCTGTCTGACGAAGTCGATCGAGAGCCACACGCATAGCACTCTGGACAGCGGGATCTTCAGGGTCCCAATCATCACTCAGCGGGTTGCCTTGCCTATCAAGACCGCAACTAGCCGTCAGTTCCTCGAAAAGACTCTGATAATGCTGTTCCTCGACAGCAGTAAAAGGCATCGTGATGACATAGCGCTTCTGAGGCGGGATCTTGATCTCGCTCTTGACCATGGATTTTGTGTGGCGCATGGATAGAAGTCGAAATAGCTCTCGGAATGACTGCTTGTCTCGCCTTGAGAGAAGATTCCATACCTTGCCAGGGACTGCAAAGAGGTCGTAACGGAGGAACAGAAGAAGACCACGGAGATCCTTCTGGATATCGTCCTTCACTGGCGTACCAGTTACCCCCCAAGCATTAATCCTTGGAATTCGACGAGCCAGTTGCGCTGCGTTGGTACTCCAGTTTTCCACCATCTGGGCCTCGTCGATGCACACTCGCCACCAAGAGACCTGTACAAGAGGGGACTTGACCGATTCATATTGTTTCGCGTTCCGCATCGATCGCACAGGCTCGTCAGAAGCTGCCCATATTTCAGTCCTTAGCACCTCGTACGTTGTGACTACAACATCCTGCTGAGCAAGGTACTCTGCTGAGagttcttggccttctttgGATGCTTTTCTGATTCCAGGATAGAACAGTACGTTGAGAGATGGTGCGTGACGTTGAATCTCCGAAAGCCACTGATCAAGCAGCGTAGTAGGCGTGACGATCAGTGTTGCCGATGATGCAAGTAGCTCCCTTCCTAGAAAGTGGTCGTAGACCATGACATTGGTTTCCGGGCGAGGATGCAAAAGCATCAGGCTGATGACTTCCAGCGTCTTCCCGAGACCCATTTCTTCAGCGAGAATCCCGCCCGGGGGGCCCTCCAGAGCCTCAAATAAACCGGTATCTGTTGTGACCGCACCGATCAGCGGGCTCAAATAGATCGTGttgccatcaacatcatgagCCTTCGACCAAGAAATTGGTAACTCGGTCGAATCTGACGGCGGATTTGGCACGACACCGCCCACGCCGTTGTGTGCATCTTGAGACCACCGTACACCCTCCCGCTTTAGCAACCACTGGACGGCTCTCTGCTGGAATGGGTACAGTTTTGCCTCTAACCGTGGGACCTCCATTTTTGAGACCTCTGCATCGAAGCTTTGCTTGTCTGGGACACATGCAGCCTCGTAAAAGTCTTGAGGCGACCATGAGAGCGAGGATAATTTATCCTTGGGCAGGGCCAGCTCCGGGTACCATGTCGAAAACACGATATTTCGAAGCGTCTCCTGTGGCGATGTGGCAGCCCTTTTGCTGCTCCAAACTGTAACTTGTTCATTCCATCTGACCTCAATTGAGACCTCAAGACGGAGGGCTGGACCGCTCTGCTGGATGGACATGGCCACAGCGGTCCACAGACATCCTTCATCGCCGGGATCGACACCTTGAGTATGAGCCACCTCCAACGCTGCTCTCAAGGTTGGGGATATTTCATCGCCTTGTAGCCGGAACGAGAGATGAAAGTTTGAGTTTCGGGATTTTGTCCGAGGTCCAATTATCAGTTGAAAATCGGACGAAGGGACGAATATCTGAGCCGATTGGGCAGTGAAGACCTGCAAGGCGATGATATTGCTGACATCTCGGGATGTGCTCAGTCCATTGTAGTCGAAATCTGGTGCGTCGGTAATGAGAAGCGACAGAGATTCCCGTGCTACTGTTATCACACCATGGCGTGATGTCTTGGCCCGTTTTGCAGGATGTTCTGAGCCCTGCTGATCCTTGGGGACCGACATAGGGGCGGACCGAAGCTGCGTCAGAAACGCTGTAACATTTTCGCCTTCGTTGGCAGCATCTTCCGCGGGGGATGAtttccttgaccttctcgcAGCCAAGCTTTGCGCCCTTCGGCTGGCCTTGGGGGGCATTCTTCCAAGATGAGTGACGAGAGATAAGTTACTGCCCACCCCTACATAAGGAGGGGGCAGCTTTCAATGAAAAGGTTGCTGCCACCTGGTAAATTTCCATGGAATATCAGATCTACGGCAGGTTAGTAACATGAGGAGTATAAAACGGTGTATTGTCAAGCTCACGTGTAGACAACTGTTTGTGGCCGACTGGGTAGTCTCGAGAATATGTCCAGGTATGTGAGCGACGTTGGTTGCCTATGCGAGAGCAAAAGGTCAAGGGTGATATAAAACCGATTACCAAGCTGATGTCGCCTTCTAGCTGGGATGGACATATAGCTGGCTGGAGCAGCTTTCACGATGTGAT
Encoded proteins:
- a CDS encoding uncharacterized protein (COG:L; EggNog:ENOG503NW30; BUSCO:EOG09260OE9) — encoded protein: MPPKASRRAQSLAARRSRKSSPAEDAANEGENVTAFLTQLRSAPMSVPKDQQGSEHPAKRAKTSRHGVITVARESLSLLITDAPDFDYNGLSTSRDVSNIIALQVFTAQSAQIFVPSSDFQLIIGPRTKSRNSNFHLSFRLQGDEISPTLRAALEVAHTQGVDPGDEGCLWTAVAMSIQQSGPALRLEVSIEVRWNEQVTVWSSKRAATSPQETLRNIVFSTWYPELALPKDKLSSLSWSPQDFYEAACVPDKQSFDAEVSKMEVPRLEAKLYPFQQRAVQWLLKREGVRWSQDAHNGVGGVVPNPPSDSTELPISWSKAHDVDGNTIYLSPLIGAVTTDTGLFEALEGPPGGILAEEMGLGKTLEVISLMLLHPRPETNVMVYDHFLGRELLASSATLIVTPTTLLDQWLSEIQRHAPSLNVLFYPGIRKASKEGQELSAEYLAQQDVVVTTYEVLRTEIWAASDEPVRSMRNAKQYESVKSPLVQVSWWRVCIDEAQMVENWSTNAAQLARRIPRINAWGVTGTPVKDDIQKDLRGLLLFLRYDLFAVPGKVWNLLSRRDKQSFRELFRLLSMRHTKSMVKSEIKIPPQKRYVITMPFTAVEEQHYQSLFEELTASCGLDRQGNPLSDDWDPEDPAVQSAMRVALDRLRQTALHPEVGSRNRRALGQKSAPMRTVMEVLEAMLEQSEAAMRTDQRNLLQWQLARGQILACQKRVRDALALWKEVLNKANGWVAECHQQFRQAQEEARKARKPRNPTSESDDDEETDEGEREEFWSAQVGEARRRLRSALEVQHAAVFFCGNAYFTIKTDETSTVKDSDEFKELEKLEVESYDRAKEIRKEILQESHKKATKLMEHLAHRAAEQNFAEIPEFKPPSQSGLETSRIVDALTDIGGALDEQANQIDEWREHVIQLLLKPLVDEDNDEVTGEEYEQSTKLQDEILVYLQVLRTALADRSAAVTGQKNFLVEHETKVAARMAAEGDGPFPEKLLQLLAESQAIKPPFVEGQALSSLRGVVSELRGLTLKLRQDTASGSARAAAELEIADALLKSTTSHQNDQAKAVASMEKETEKCMDTLNARLAFYRQLQEVSDMVGDYEGSREEGPLQTALRTADKQVQTLQGKLAAAEAKHRYLIHLKDTESGSEESKTCIICQSTFSIGVLTVCGHQFCKECITLWWKAHRKCPVCKRQLNSNNLHDISLKPQELKLHPESTTAAPAPSSSPNDQPSSSSSPTSPPQPTTTIYSTFNPEKLSQIKSIDLPSSGPSYTTKVDTLLRHLLWLRSSDPGAKSIIFSQYKEFLEVLALAFKRYHIGYTSFDKPNGTTSFKSDPSVEVFLLSARAHSSGLNLVNASHVFICEPMLNTALELQAIARVDRIGQEQETTVWLYLVEGTVEEGIYDLSVRKRLEHIGGGGGQQQQDDDNGKGKGKGKRAGTVVAVVDLEEADRLEMQQAKLGRLMGRDGVIAGEVVQGEDLWSCLFGHLKRGQQQGTDRQLVEDPVTRGFLAAEAAEGRMVIRSGEGRA